Proteins from a genomic interval of Paenibacillus lentus:
- a CDS encoding sulfate/molybdate ABC transporter ATP-binding protein, which yields MHVEVRNLDKHFGNFHAVKDVSFGIEKGQLIGLLGPSGGGKTSILRILAGLEQPDSGEILFHGQRVNALAPQERGIGFVFQSYALFKHMTVFDNIAFGLQIKKVPKAKIKERVMELVELTGLKGFEQRYPHQLSGGQRQRVAFARALAPEPQLLLLDEPFAAIDAKIRKELRSWLRDLIERVGITSIFVTHDQDEAIEVADEIMIINQGRLEQKGTPWDIYKEPHTPFVASFIGQSTLVERASDLKGFEKEAEGPGIRAFIRPEYIEVGTEQEFILKSATAPAIVKHLHFRGSEWLVEVEVSGHKLTTFRSLEKETLHAGQEVRVLVHRAYLFNDEKSWIVENPLKAEPLTVMI from the coding sequence ATGCATGTAGAAGTAAGGAACTTGGATAAACATTTTGGGAACTTTCATGCGGTAAAAGACGTTAGTTTTGGAATCGAAAAAGGGCAGCTTATCGGTCTGCTTGGGCCGAGCGGCGGGGGGAAAACTTCTATTTTGCGTATTTTGGCAGGTCTGGAACAGCCTGATTCTGGAGAGATTTTGTTTCATGGTCAGCGGGTGAACGCGCTTGCTCCGCAAGAGCGCGGGATCGGCTTCGTATTTCAAAGCTATGCATTATTTAAACACATGACGGTGTTCGATAATATAGCCTTTGGGCTTCAGATAAAGAAGGTTCCCAAAGCCAAGATTAAAGAACGGGTCATGGAGCTAGTGGAACTTACGGGGTTAAAAGGCTTCGAGCAGCGCTATCCGCATCAGTTGTCGGGAGGACAGCGCCAGCGCGTTGCTTTCGCCCGGGCTTTGGCGCCGGAGCCCCAGCTGTTGCTGCTCGATGAACCGTTTGCGGCGATCGATGCCAAGATACGGAAGGAGCTGCGCTCCTGGCTTCGTGATCTGATTGAGCGTGTTGGGATTACTTCTATTTTCGTTACTCATGACCAAGATGAGGCTATTGAGGTAGCGGACGAAATCATGATCATAAACCAGGGCCGCCTGGAGCAGAAGGGTACGCCATGGGATATTTATAAAGAGCCGCATACGCCGTTTGTAGCTTCATTTATCGGCCAGTCTACACTAGTGGAAAGAGCCTCTGATTTGAAAGGCTTTGAGAAGGAGGCGGAGGGGCCTGGTATCCGTGCCTTTATTCGCCCGGAATATATCGAGGTGGGAACCGAGCAGGAGTTCATTTTGAAATCGGCTACGGCACCGGCGATCGTGAAGCATCTGCATTTCCGCGGTAGTGAATGGCTTGTTGAGGTCGAGGTCAGTGGGCATAAGCTGACGACGTTCCGTTCGTTGGAGAAGGAGACACTCCACGCGGGCCAGGAGGTACGGGTACTTGTGCATCGGGCCTATCTGTTTAATGATGAGAAGAGCTGGATTGTAGAGAATCCGTTAAAAGCAGAACCGTTAACCGTAATGATCTAA
- a CDS encoding ABC transporter substrate-binding protein: MKKKASLILIAMMIFTLVLTACGGNQNTADKNKDSNGGETKQVAFWYYFGGNEENAIKEAIQKYNSSQDQYEVVGQYVPFGDMKKRMSVGLMGEELPDIVTVDNPDHASFAAAGIFEDITERVNEWGQGSQYLEGPLESAKYDGKLYGLPFTSNTLALFYNTDMFEEAGITAPPKTWDELRETAKKLTVGDRYGLGFAAVKSEEGAFDFLPWLLSTGANYDNIDSPEAARAFSFLTDLIKDGSVSKEVINLTNGDTLKQFSSGKLAMMVNGPWNIAGVKADAPDMNFAIAKLPIDKQEASVLGGENIAIIKGNNVDGAWDFLRWMSEAEQLENFLVQTGYFSPRQDVAEKSDHWKSDAHLSGFLEQMQSAQPRGPHPKWPEISSIIQEAYQKSFSLAMDPAAAATEAGNKIKGIINP, encoded by the coding sequence ATGAAAAAAAAGGCATCACTCATCCTCATTGCCATGATGATCTTCACTCTCGTGCTCACAGCATGCGGAGGAAATCAAAACACCGCCGACAAAAACAAAGATAGTAACGGCGGAGAGACAAAGCAAGTTGCCTTCTGGTATTACTTTGGCGGAAATGAAGAAAATGCGATCAAAGAAGCCATCCAAAAATATAACAGCTCGCAGGATCAGTACGAAGTTGTCGGACAATATGTGCCATTCGGCGATATGAAAAAGAGAATGTCCGTTGGCTTAATGGGTGAAGAATTGCCGGATATCGTAACCGTCGATAACCCTGACCACGCTTCCTTTGCGGCAGCCGGTATTTTTGAAGACATTACAGAACGTGTTAACGAATGGGGACAAGGTAGTCAATACCTCGAAGGTCCGCTGGAATCCGCTAAATACGACGGCAAGCTCTATGGCCTTCCATTCACAAGCAACACGCTTGCCCTTTTCTATAACACCGATATGTTTGAAGAAGCTGGAATTACCGCTCCGCCAAAAACATGGGATGAGCTTCGTGAAACAGCGAAGAAATTAACGGTCGGCGATCGCTACGGCCTAGGATTTGCTGCTGTGAAATCCGAAGAAGGCGCCTTCGACTTCCTTCCATGGCTTCTGTCAACCGGGGCAAACTACGATAACATCGATTCTCCCGAAGCTGCCCGTGCATTCTCTTTCCTAACGGATCTCATCAAAGACGGCTCCGTGAGTAAAGAAGTCATCAACCTAACGAACGGTGATACTTTAAAACAATTTTCTTCCGGTAAGCTAGCCATGATGGTGAATGGCCCTTGGAATATCGCGGGTGTAAAAGCGGATGCTCCCGATATGAACTTCGCTATCGCCAAGCTGCCGATCGACAAGCAGGAGGCTTCCGTGCTCGGTGGAGAGAATATCGCTATCATTAAAGGCAATAACGTAGATGGTGCTTGGGATTTCCTGAGATGGATGTCAGAGGCTGAACAACTGGAGAACTTCCTCGTACAAACCGGTTACTTCTCTCCTCGTCAGGATGTCGCAGAAAAGTCCGACCATTGGAAGAGTGATGCCCATTTGAGCGGATTCCTGGAGCAAATGCAGTCCGCGCAGCCACGCGGCCCGCATCCGAAATGGCCGGAAATTTCCTCCATCATCCAGGAAGCCTATCAAAAGTCGTTCTCCTTGGCCATGGATCCAGCAGCTGCAGCAACAGAAGCCGGAAATAAAATCAAAGGTATTATCAATCCATGA
- a CDS encoding LacI family DNA-binding transcriptional regulator yields the protein MSMSKESHNKVTVKTLAEKLGLSVATIDRALNQRGNVKKATYDRIMQAVEELNYSPNKSASYLSRNKMISIAVIFQTYPIYFWEQIEIGVKNALDELSHFGLQVDIIRTINNNIEEQIEIINEVVDSGKYDGIAISSDGSFEIAELIDKAVNRGIATCTFNTDSPISKRLFYVGCDYRDAGKLAAELLCKFIGRKGKLAFILETENMFQFQQKILGFREIIGHYDNVQMIGPLKLDWNNIESSMEILMKGQLSEVDGIYLATGQLAAMAQYIEKWGLDAVLIGHDMNPEVHEYLQKDIITATICQDPHNQGYTAVKMLFDHLTRPSDFIPSLNLSKLEVALKENANFFL from the coding sequence ATGAGCATGTCAAAAGAGTCTCACAACAAGGTAACCGTAAAAACGCTAGCGGAAAAACTCGGGTTATCAGTAGCTACGATCGATCGAGCATTAAACCAGAGGGGGAATGTCAAAAAGGCTACCTACGACAGAATCATGCAGGCTGTCGAGGAGTTAAACTACTCACCTAACAAGTCAGCAAGCTACCTATCTAGAAACAAAATGATTTCTATTGCTGTTATTTTCCAGACTTATCCTATTTATTTCTGGGAGCAGATTGAAATCGGCGTGAAGAATGCACTCGATGAATTGTCTCATTTCGGCCTTCAAGTAGATATTATCCGTACAATAAATAACAACATTGAAGAGCAGATCGAAATCATTAACGAAGTTGTTGACAGCGGTAAATACGATGGCATCGCTATTTCCTCCGATGGTTCATTCGAGATCGCCGAGCTGATAGACAAGGCTGTTAATAGAGGCATAGCCACCTGCACGTTTAATACCGACTCTCCCATTAGTAAGCGATTATTTTATGTCGGCTGCGATTATCGCGATGCAGGGAAATTAGCCGCGGAATTATTATGTAAATTTATCGGGCGCAAAGGGAAATTAGCCTTCATCCTCGAGACGGAGAACATGTTTCAGTTCCAGCAAAAGATTCTAGGCTTTCGCGAGATCATCGGGCATTACGACAACGTACAAATGATTGGTCCTCTTAAACTGGATTGGAATAATATCGAGAGCTCTATGGAAATCTTAATGAAAGGCCAACTTTCAGAGGTAGACGGCATATATTTGGCCACCGGACAACTTGCCGCCATGGCACAGTATATCGAAAAATGGGGACTGGACGCAGTTCTCATCGGCCATGATATGAATCCGGAGGTACATGAGTATTTGCAGAAAGATATCATTACGGCAACGATTTGCCAAGATCCGCATAATCAGGGCTATACTGCCGTCAAGATGTTGTTTGATCATTTGACTCGTCCATCAGACTTTATACCATCCTTAAACTTAAGCAAGCTTGAAGTTGCTCTTAAAGAAAACGCCAATTTTTTTCTATAA
- a CDS encoding MBL fold metallo-hydrolase: protein MTKKADQLTFLGTGDAMGVPRVYCECEVCQEARHRGINRRFRSSVMLESVDGTFLIDCGPDWREAMERHALRYVEHILVTHAHFDHIGGLPEWADSCRWLNRRGQLYAPQEVIDMILRQYPWLPGQLDMHAVDQGLELAGWHIEGWKVFHGKNGFSYAYRLTKQGYTWAYCSDAIALPEEQKKPLHGLDLLILGTSFYEEKAEFSTRSVYDMKEAMQLLQEIQPKYSLFTHMSHDIDLRCRDYGLPEDVELAYSGRTVLLEQEGKAEQA from the coding sequence ATGACTAAAAAGGCAGATCAACTAACGTTTTTGGGAACCGGGGACGCAATGGGCGTACCTAGGGTGTATTGTGAATGCGAGGTATGCCAGGAGGCGAGACATCGGGGAATCAATCGGCGCTTTCGCTCATCCGTGATGCTCGAAAGTGTAGACGGGACATTTCTGATCGATTGTGGCCCGGATTGGCGTGAGGCGATGGAGCGTCATGCCCTGCGCTATGTTGAGCATATTCTGGTGACGCATGCTCATTTTGATCATATCGGGGGACTTCCGGAATGGGCGGACTCCTGTCGTTGGTTAAATCGCCGGGGACAGCTGTATGCGCCACAGGAAGTGATTGACATGATTTTACGTCAATATCCCTGGCTGCCGGGGCAGCTGGATATGCACGCTGTAGATCAGGGCTTGGAACTGGCAGGATGGCACATCGAAGGCTGGAAGGTCTTTCATGGTAAGAATGGCTTCTCCTATGCCTACCGGCTGACTAAGCAGGGATATACTTGGGCTTATTGCTCAGATGCAATCGCGCTCCCGGAGGAGCAGAAGAAGCCACTTCACGGCTTGGATTTACTTATTCTTGGCACGAGCTTTTACGAGGAAAAGGCCGAATTTTCGACCCGCTCAGTCTACGATATGAAAGAAGCAATGCAGCTTTTGCAGGAGATTCAGCCGAAGTATTCCCTGTTCACTCATATGTCGCATGATATTGATTTGCGCTGCCGCGACTATGGACTCCCCGAAGATGTGGAGCTGGCTTATTCGGGAAGAACTGTTTTGTTGGAGCAAGAAGGCAAGGCAGAGCAAGCTTGA
- a CDS encoding lipoate--protein ligase, with the protein MLFIDNQGITDASVNLAIEEYALKHLPLEDDSYLLFYINAPSIIIGKHQNTIEEINLDYVKENNIQVVRRLSGGGAVYHDLGNLNFSFITKDDGQSFHNFRKFTQPVVEALQSLGVNAEMTGRNDLQVGEQKISGNAQFSTRGRMFSHGTLMFNLNLNDVAASLHANPEKFKSKSTKSVRSRVANIIDFLEHKMTIEEFRAELLRHIFGMDADKVPQYHLNENDWSKIHEISKERYKNWDWNFGLSPESNVKHTKKFPIGIIDLRMDIKDGHIHDIKIYGDFFGVGDVADIEDKLRGVRHEEQAVREALADIDIKHYFGNLEFDDFVGLVFLKE; encoded by the coding sequence ATGCTATTTATTGATAACCAGGGAATTACCGATGCCTCGGTCAATCTGGCCATTGAGGAGTACGCGCTGAAGCATCTTCCACTCGAAGATGACAGCTATTTGCTGTTCTATATTAATGCACCGTCGATCATTATCGGCAAGCATCAGAATACGATTGAGGAGATTAATCTCGATTACGTCAAAGAGAACAACATTCAAGTCGTACGCCGTCTGTCCGGCGGCGGAGCGGTCTACCACGATCTCGGGAACTTGAACTTCAGCTTTATTACCAAGGACGATGGACAATCCTTTCATAACTTCCGCAAGTTTACACAGCCGGTCGTTGAGGCTCTGCAATCTCTCGGGGTCAATGCGGAGATGACCGGACGCAACGATCTGCAGGTCGGCGAACAGAAAATATCCGGCAACGCCCAGTTCTCCACGCGCGGACGTATGTTCAGCCATGGCACGCTCATGTTCAACTTGAATCTCAATGATGTCGCCGCTTCGCTCCATGCGAATCCGGAGAAGTTTAAATCCAAGAGCACCAAGTCCGTGCGCAGCCGGGTAGCCAACATCATCGATTTTCTAGAGCATAAAATGACGATCGAAGAATTCCGCGCCGAGCTGCTGCGGCATATTTTTGGCATGGATGCGGACAAGGTTCCGCAATATCATTTAAACGAGAACGATTGGAGCAAGATTCACGAAATTTCCAAGGAACGCTATAAGAACTGGGATTGGAATTTCGGTTTGTCCCCGGAATCCAATGTGAAACATACGAAAAAGTTCCCGATCGGTATCATTGATCTTCGTATGGATATTAAGGATGGCCATATCCATGACATTAAAATTTACGGCGACTTCTTCGGGGTAGGTGACGTCGCCGATATTGAGGACAAGCTTCGCGGAGTGCGTCACGAGGAGCAAGCCGTGCGGGAAGCGCTGGCCGACATTGATATAAAGCACTATTTCGGCAATCTGGAGTTCGATGATTTCGTAGGCCTGGTCTTCCTGAAAGAATAG
- a CDS encoding histidine phosphatase family protein has translation MEKPRDHTAELWLARHGRTRWNMERRYQGHSDMALLDDEASELCALERELAGISFSSIYCSDLLRCRQTLARVRPDLVGQASYDSRLREMNFGHWEGQTYEMLKEDPHYRAWIDDPQSVIPPEGEAWKRFERRVAEVVQEWTNIVNQDARANTGEKARILVITHGGVISLVASLLLPKKGFWDTQMKAGGILRLNI, from the coding sequence TTGGAAAAACCAAGGGATCATACAGCAGAGCTGTGGCTTGCCCGTCATGGACGAACGCGCTGGAATATGGAACGGCGATATCAGGGACACTCGGATATGGCCCTGCTTGACGATGAAGCTTCCGAATTGTGCGCTCTTGAACGGGAGCTGGCAGGTATTTCCTTTTCATCTATATATTGCAGTGATCTTCTGCGCTGCCGTCAGACGCTGGCCCGGGTCAGACCGGATCTTGTCGGACAAGCGAGCTATGACTCGCGACTGCGGGAAATGAACTTCGGACACTGGGAAGGCCAGACCTATGAGATGCTGAAGGAAGATCCGCATTATCGTGCGTGGATCGACGACCCGCAGTCAGTTATCCCGCCTGAGGGAGAAGCATGGAAACGATTCGAACGGCGGGTTGCTGAGGTAGTTCAAGAATGGACAAATATAGTGAATCAAGATGCTCGGGCAAATACTGGAGAGAAAGCGCGGATTTTGGTCATTACCCATGGCGGTGTCATCTCACTCGTTGCCTCTCTACTGCTACCTAAGAAGGGGTTTTGGGATACGCAGATGAAGGCTGGCGGTATTCTGAGGCTAAATATATAG
- a CDS encoding MsnO8 family LLM class oxidoreductase, with protein MPVITASTHMPLQLSVLDLVPRLPESTDEEALRQAVALAQHAEKWSYARYWTAEHHDMPGLASSSPEVLLAHVGAKTERIRLGSGAVLLPHYSPLKVAEWFRLLAALYPGRVDLGLGRAPGGEAHAVMALSGNFLKRVAELPKTIGSLLELLQNNYKYDGHAVIARPEPQIEPVVWMLGTNMKSAEYAAKFGTGYVFGHFMSERDGTDVLDSYRASFRPTALQSEPKTMLAVSVVCAATEEEAAHWEQVLDNTAGQTGRSSFHNIIGMPHSVYFKLKELQHEYSNHEFLIVSPIPDYTARLEGYRLLAEALQKWED; from the coding sequence ATGCCGGTTATAACAGCCAGTACACATATGCCATTACAGCTTAGTGTACTGGATTTGGTACCCCGCTTGCCGGAGAGTACCGATGAAGAGGCGCTGAGACAAGCTGTGGCCTTGGCGCAGCATGCAGAGAAGTGGAGCTATGCGAGATATTGGACGGCTGAGCATCATGATATGCCCGGCTTGGCTTCTTCCTCGCCTGAAGTGCTGCTTGCTCATGTCGGGGCCAAGACGGAAAGAATTCGCCTTGGCTCCGGAGCTGTTCTCTTGCCTCATTACAGTCCGCTAAAAGTAGCGGAATGGTTCCGGCTGCTTGCTGCCCTCTATCCTGGCCGGGTCGATCTGGGGCTCGGGCGGGCGCCCGGGGGAGAAGCTCATGCTGTTATGGCTTTGAGCGGCAATTTTCTGAAGCGGGTCGCGGAGCTTCCGAAGACGATTGGCTCGTTACTAGAGCTGCTTCAGAACAATTATAAGTATGATGGACATGCTGTAATTGCGCGTCCAGAACCGCAAATCGAACCCGTGGTATGGATGCTTGGAACGAACATGAAGAGTGCTGAATATGCCGCGAAATTCGGAACGGGCTATGTCTTCGGCCATTTTATGAGTGAGCGGGACGGTACTGATGTACTTGACTCTTATCGAGCTAGCTTTAGGCCAACCGCATTGCAGAGCGAGCCAAAGACGATGCTTGCCGTAAGCGTTGTATGTGCTGCTACGGAAGAAGAGGCGGCACACTGGGAGCAAGTGTTGGATAATACTGCAGGCCAAACGGGGCGAAGTTCATTCCATAACATTATCGGCATGCCGCATAGCGTATATTTTAAGCTTAAGGAGTTACAGCATGAGTATAGCAATCATGAGTTTCTGATCGTTTCGCCTATTCCTGACTATACAGCCAGGCTGGAGGGGTATCGGCTGCTGGCAGAAGCGCTGCAGAAATGGGAAGACTAG
- a CDS encoding Cof-type HAD-IIB family hydrolase, whose product MYKLIAIDIDDTLINDDKEVTPATQQALEEAITAGVVVTLATGRAYSSAQAVARQTGLNVPIITYQGAYVKNLLDEEVLYERYLPLEAASRLFEYCLEHDLHLQTYIDDKLYSREENQKLIDYTSLNNTEYFIEPDFAKLVAQPTPKMLIIDEPDYLDEIAPVLRELLGPEVHITKSKPNFLEFMHHEGTKGHALKFIAQHFGCDLKNTIAIGDSWNDHEMLEAAGLGVAMGNAIPALKQIADYVTLSNNEDGVKRVIDKFIFNRES is encoded by the coding sequence ATGTACAAACTCATAGCAATTGATATTGATGATACTTTAATCAATGATGATAAAGAGGTTACCCCGGCAACCCAACAAGCGTTAGAAGAAGCCATTACTGCTGGGGTGGTCGTTACACTAGCCACGGGGAGAGCTTATTCCTCCGCTCAAGCTGTTGCCCGCCAAACCGGTCTGAATGTGCCAATTATTACATACCAGGGCGCCTACGTAAAAAATCTATTGGATGAAGAAGTGCTATACGAGCGCTATCTTCCTCTGGAAGCAGCCAGCAGATTATTCGAGTATTGCTTGGAGCATGATCTGCATTTGCAAACGTATATCGATGATAAGCTGTACTCCAGAGAGGAAAATCAGAAGCTGATCGATTATACTTCCCTCAACAACACCGAATATTTTATCGAGCCGGACTTTGCCAAGCTGGTTGCTCAGCCAACGCCAAAAATGCTAATTATCGACGAGCCCGATTACCTGGATGAAATCGCTCCGGTTCTCCGCGAGCTGCTGGGACCTGAGGTGCATATTACTAAATCTAAACCGAACTTCCTGGAATTCATGCACCATGAGGGAACTAAAGGCCATGCATTGAAATTTATCGCCCAACATTTCGGCTGCGATCTGAAGAATACGATTGCGATCGGCGATTCCTGGAATGACCACGAAATGCTGGAAGCCGCAGGACTTGGCGTCGCCATGGGCAATGCGATCCCGGCACTGAAGCAAATCGCGGATTATGTAACTTTGAGCAATAATGAAGATGGGGTTAAGCGCGTCATCGACAAGTTTATTTTTAACCGGGAATCCTAA
- the cobD gene encoding threonine-phosphate decarboxylase CobD, which translates to MLEVYGHGGDVESAALRYGLEPGQFTDFSANINPLGPPPGMLEALQAALPEIVRYPDPGHRALLSMLAERHGASQGAICVGNGAAEIMSLILLALAPNKVGVVQPCFSEYETLSRQFGAEVQMVYGIAERDYRAAPEQIVKLMASSDLVFLGQPNNPNGVQYEVEQLRLLAESAEQQKTYLVLDEAFIDFIPAERRQSLLPELEQYPHVILVRSMTKFYAIPGLRLGYGIAHPQIIAAMRSKQVTWSVNILALRAGEISLQAGEEYVTATISAIAKERKYLASELGRLGCEVTPGEANYLLLKLPAPWTAGSMQEALGRRGVLVRSCAMYPGLDEGHIRVAVKDRAANTLLIGEMQLIIGGGEG; encoded by the coding sequence ATGTTGGAAGTGTACGGACATGGAGGAGATGTAGAGTCGGCAGCACTGCGATACGGTCTTGAGCCGGGGCAATTCACCGACTTTAGTGCAAACATTAACCCACTCGGGCCGCCGCCCGGTATGCTGGAGGCGCTGCAGGCAGCGCTGCCCGAGATTGTGAGGTATCCTGATCCGGGCCATCGGGCCCTGCTTTCTATGTTGGCCGAGCGTCACGGGGCTTCGCAGGGGGCAATTTGCGTCGGCAACGGCGCGGCGGAAATCATGAGTCTTATTTTATTGGCGTTAGCACCGAATAAGGTTGGCGTTGTACAGCCCTGCTTCTCCGAATATGAAACGCTGTCCCGGCAATTTGGAGCTGAGGTTCAGATGGTTTACGGCATTGCAGAGCGGGACTACCGAGCAGCCCCCGAGCAAATTGTAAAGCTTATGGCGTCGAGCGACCTGGTGTTCCTCGGCCAGCCGAACAACCCCAACGGAGTTCAATATGAGGTGGAGCAATTGCGGCTGCTTGCGGAGTCCGCGGAGCAGCAGAAGACTTATCTTGTATTGGATGAGGCCTTTATCGATTTTATTCCCGCGGAACGCCGCCAATCGCTGCTGCCCGAGCTGGAGCAATATCCGCATGTCATCCTCGTTCGGTCCATGACGAAGTTTTACGCGATTCCCGGACTGCGGCTTGGTTATGGTATCGCACATCCACAAATAATCGCCGCGATGAGGAGCAAGCAGGTGACTTGGAGCGTCAATATTTTGGCGCTGCGAGCAGGGGAGATCAGCCTTCAGGCTGGGGAAGAATATGTAACAGCGACGATCTCCGCCATTGCTAAGGAACGGAAGTATCTTGCCTCGGAGCTGGGACGCTTGGGCTGCGAGGTAACACCTGGGGAAGCCAACTACCTTCTTTTGAAGCTTCCAGCGCCTTGGACGGCCGGCAGCATGCAGGAGGCGCTTGGACGACGTGGTGTGCTTGTGCGAAGCTGTGCGATGTATCCAGGGCTGGACGAGGGCCATATTCGCGTCGCAGTGAAGGATCGGGCGGCCAATACATTGCTGATCGGGGAGATGCAGCTGATTATTGGAGGTGGCGAGGGATGA
- a CDS encoding adenosylcobinamide amidohydrolase encodes MTTPFLHVQNNQTNQTYENNPTGRTDFNDQLDRGERFDLKEQSDPNQPLVRSDPSGQGVYHAKIWPGLKIYRKERHILLEAPGPMESIGSAIYGGGMSSVERYANIYVDRFYRCDDPVQDIRNLLVGWGYPEQGTAGLLTAVQLKHAAVVEEQGPDFGVLCCATAGVSNAARAGVQRTTFPASWTPGTINILLVVDGRMTPAAMVNAVITATEAKAAALGDLGVRDAENGLTATGTTTDAVMLGVSQRAEWPLLHAYAGTATDLGGAIGRLVYDAVRESLAAAGGAPK; translated from the coding sequence ATGACGACTCCTTTTTTGCATGTTCAAAATAATCAAACGAACCAGACATATGAAAACAATCCAACCGGCAGAACTGATTTTAACGACCAGTTGGATCGAGGGGAGCGATTTGATTTAAAGGAACAATCCGATCCCAATCAACCATTGGTTCGATCCGATCCGAGCGGACAGGGGGTCTACCACGCGAAAATATGGCCGGGATTGAAGATATATCGGAAAGAGCGCCATATTCTGCTGGAAGCGCCGGGCCCGATGGAGAGTATAGGCAGCGCAATATACGGGGGTGGAATGAGCTCGGTGGAAAGATATGCGAACATTTATGTGGATCGGTTCTACCGTTGTGACGATCCAGTGCAGGATATCCGGAATTTGCTAGTGGGGTGGGGGTATCCTGAGCAAGGGACGGCTGGATTATTGACAGCGGTGCAGTTGAAGCACGCGGCAGTCGTTGAGGAGCAGGGCCCCGATTTTGGGGTGCTGTGCTGCGCAACAGCGGGTGTGTCCAATGCGGCCCGAGCGGGAGTGCAGCGGACGACGTTCCCGGCTTCATGGACGCCGGGAACAATAAATATTCTGCTGGTTGTTGACGGCAGAATGACTCCCGCGGCCATGGTGAACGCCGTCATTACGGCGACGGAGGCGAAAGCGGCCGCGCTTGGCGATCTCGGCGTGCGCGATGCCGAGAATGGCCTGACCGCAACCGGTACGACAACGGATGCGGTCATGCTGGGCGTCAGCCAGCGGGCGGAATGGCCGCTGCTGCACGCCTACGCGGGAACCGCGACCGACCTGGGCGGCGCTATTGGCCGCCTGGTGTACGACGCGGTTCGCGAATCTTTGGCCGCGGCCGGAGGTGCGCCGAAATGA
- the cbiB gene encoding adenosylcobinamide-phosphate synthase CbiB — protein MTAAWWVLPVAYALDRLLGDPRWLPHPVVGMGKAIAAIEAAIRRLVKPRAYRAAGLLLPLLVVGGSFALTWAVLLLLAQVSPWLAALAEAALIATTIAAKGLQVAGMEVCGHLRAGDMPAARRALGMIVGRDTAHLSEPEVARGAVETVAENIVDAVISPLFFALLGGAPLAMAYRAVNTLDSMVGYKNDKYIDLGWASARLDDMANYIPARLTALLLIAAAWFLRFNAKGAAAMVRRDAASHPSPNSGYPESAVAGALGVRLGGENSYHGVVSFRTYMGDKSRELEADDIPRTGRMLYWVSNAFVVLGTLLILVLSCGFNGS, from the coding sequence ATGACGGCCGCGTGGTGGGTGCTGCCGGTCGCGTACGCGCTTGACCGGCTGCTCGGTGATCCGCGCTGGCTTCCCCATCCCGTCGTCGGGATGGGGAAGGCGATCGCCGCGATCGAGGCGGCTATTCGCCGCCTGGTGAAGCCCCGCGCCTACCGGGCCGCGGGGCTGCTGCTGCCGCTGCTCGTTGTGGGCGGCAGCTTTGCTTTGACCTGGGCCGTTCTGCTGCTGCTGGCCCAGGTCAGCCCGTGGCTCGCCGCGCTGGCCGAGGCTGCGCTGATCGCTACGACCATCGCGGCTAAGGGGCTGCAGGTAGCCGGCATGGAGGTATGCGGCCACCTGCGCGCTGGGGACATGCCTGCCGCGCGGCGCGCGCTCGGCATGATCGTCGGTCGCGACACCGCCCATCTCTCCGAGCCGGAGGTGGCGCGCGGCGCCGTCGAGACCGTCGCCGAGAACATCGTCGACGCTGTCATTTCCCCTCTCTTCTTTGCGCTGCTGGGTGGAGCCCCGCTGGCGATGGCTTACCGCGCCGTGAATACCCTAGACTCGATGGTCGGTTACAAAAACGATAAATACATTGATCTCGGCTGGGCGTCGGCGCGGCTTGATGATATGGCGAACTATATCCCCGCACGATTGACGGCTCTGCTGCTGATCGCCGCGGCCTGGTTTCTCCGCTTCAATGCCAAAGGCGCCGCTGCTATGGTGCGGCGCGATGCTGCGTCTCATCCGAGTCCGAACAGCGGGTACCCGGAATCAGCCGTTGCCGGGGCGCTGGGGGTTCGCCTCGGGGGTGAAAATTCGTACCACGGCGTGGTTTCTTTCCGCACATATATGGGGGATAAGAGCCGAGAACTGGAGGCCGATGACATTCCAAGAACGGGCCGCATGCTCTACTGGGTATCGAATGCCTTTGTAGTGCTTGGTACATTGCTTATTCTGGTATTGAGCTGCGGGTTTAACGGGTCATAA